The Streptomyces rubrogriseus genomic sequence CACCTCCTCCTGGTCGGGGCCGGCCGGCCGTTCCTCGGCCACGCGGTGCGCCTTGTAGGAGGGGATCAGCTCCACCCGCCAGTGCGGTCGCCAGTCGGCGTCCATGCACGCCACCAGGTGCTCGGGCCGGTGGTCCTTCACCAGGCGGTCGATGAAGTCCAGCAGGCCGCGCACGGCGTTCACCGGCGTGCCGTCCGGCGCCTTCACCGAGTCCGGCACGCCGAAGTAGGCGCGGAAGTAGAGGGAGGCGGTGTCGAGAAGCATCAGTCGTCCGGTCACGCCTCGCAATCATGCCGCAGGCCGGGTGCGCGGGCGGGGGAGGGCGTGTGAACTGGCTCACTTAAATGTTTGGCGCATAAGCATCGGGGCAGGCGCGCAGCCGGGCCGAAGCTGGTTGATGCATTCAACTGTTAGGGGAGCTTTGGGCCCTGCCCCTGCCCCCGAGCCAAGAGGTAAGCGTGTCAGCCAGACTAGAGGCCGAGAACCTGTACAAGGTCTTCGGCAGGAAACCGGATCAGGCGGTCGAACGACTGCGCCAGGGCGAAGACGTCCGGGAGGAACTGCGCGCCGACGGCACCACCGCCGCCGTCATCGACGCGTCCTTCACCGTGGAGCCCGGCGAGATCTTCGTGGTCATGGGGCTGTCCGGATCAGGCAAGTCCACGCTGCTGCGCATGCTCAACGGTCTGTCGGAGCCGACCGCCGGGCACGTCCGCTTCGGGGGGCAGGACCTCACCGCGCTCAGCGACCGCGAGCTGCGCATGGTCCGTTCCATGAAGATCAGCATGGTCTTCCAGCACTTCGCGCTCTTCCCCCACCGCAGCGTCCGTGACAACGCTGCCTACGGTCTTGAAGTGCAGGGCGTGCCCCGCGCCGAGCGCGAGCGCCGCGCCGACGAGGCGCTCGCCCTGTGCGGCCTGGCCGGCTGGGAGAAGTCCTGGCCCGACGAGCTGTCCGGCGGCATGCAGCAGCGCGTCGGCCTGGCCCGCGCGCTCGCCACGGACGCCGACCTGCTGCTGATGGACGAGTCCTTCAGCGCCCTCGACCCGCTGATCCGCCGCGACATGCAGGACCAGCTGCTCGACCTGCAGAAGACCCTGAAGAAGACCATCGTCTTCATCACCCACGACCTCAACGAGGCCATGCGCCTGGGCGACCGCATCGCCGTGATGCGCGACGGCCGGATCGTGCAGATAGGCACCGCGCAGGACATCCTGATCCATCCCGCCAACGACTACGTCGCCTCCTTCACCAAGGACGTCGACCGCTCCCGCGTGCTGACCGCCGCCGCCGTCATGGAGACCGACGTGCGCGGCGACGAGGCCGACTGCGACTGCGAGACGGCCCTGCCCGACACGCCGTTCTCCGAGCTGTGCGCGATCAGCGCCCGCGTGCCCCACGCGGTGGCGGTGGTCGACGGTGACCGCCGGCTGGTCGGCGTCGTCCCGGCCCAGCGGCTCATCGGCTTCCTCGGCGACGACGAGGACGTGGTCCCCGGTGTCTGCGACAGCCCGCGGGACAAGGGCGGCAAGAAGGTGATCAGCCGTGCCTAGAATCCCCCTCGGCGACTGGGTCAACAGCAGCGTCGACTGGCTGCTCGACAACGTCTCCTGGCTCTTCACCTTCCTCAAGGACATCTTCACCGGCGCCTACGACGGCATCAACGCCGTCCTCCAGGCCCCCGAGCCACTGCTGCTCGCCGGCATCTTCGCCGTGATCGCCTTCTGGCTGCGCGGCACCTTCGCCGGTGTCCTCTCCTTCGCCGGGTTCGCCTTCATCGACTCCCTCGAACTGTGGGAGAACGCGATGGTCACCCTGGCGCTCCTGCTGGTCGCCACGATCATCGCCCTGGTCGTGGCGGTGCCGGTGGGCATCTGGGCGGCCCGCTCGGACCGGGTGAGCGCGTTCGTGCGGCCGGTCCTGGACTTCATGCAGACGCTGCCCGCGATGATCTACCTGATCCCGGCGATCCTGTTCTTCGGAACCGGCTCCGCCCCGGGCATCGTGGCCACCCTGATCTTCGCCCTCGCCCCCGGCGTCCGCATGACCGAGCTGGGCATCCGCCAGGTCGACAAGGAACTGGTCGAGGCGGCCGAGGCGTTCGGCACCACGCCCGGCAACACCCTGCTGCGCGTCCAGCTCCCGCTGGCGCTGCCCACGGTGATGGCGGGCGTCAACCAGGTCATCATGCTCGGCCTGTCCATGGCCGCGATCGCCGGCATGGTCGGCACCGGCGGCCTCGGCGGCGACGTCATGGAGTCCATCGGCCAGCTCAACGTCGGCCTCGGCGCCGAGGCCGGTCTGGCCATCGTGATCCTGGCGATCTACCTGGACCGCATGACCAGCGCCCTGGGCACCCACGTCTCCCCGCTGGGCCGCCGCGCCGCGGCCAAGGCGCGCGCCGCCAAGGGCCTGAAGATCTGGTCCTACCGCCCCCAGCCGCAGGTCGCCGTGATCGGCATCGTGATCCTCGCCCTGGTGGCCGGCGGCATGGGCATGTTCGGCGGCAGCTCCGACGACGCCGACACGGCCGGCGGCGGCAAGAACGTCGGCGACGGCAAGAAGGTCTCCATCGGCTACATCCCCTGGGACGAGGGCGTCGCCTCCACCTTCCTGTGGAAGGAGATCCTGGAGCAGCGCGGCTTCGAGGTCGAGGCCAAGCAGTTCGAGGCCGGTCCGCTCTACACCGCGCTCGCCCAGGGCAACATCGACTTCCAGACCGACTCGTGGCTGCCGACGACCCACGAGCAGTACTGGAAGAAGTACGGCAAGCAGCTCGAGGACCTCGGCTCCTGGTACGACGAGACGTCGCTGGAGCTGACCGTCCCGGCGTACATGAAGGACATCAACTCCCTCGAGGACCTCAAGGGCAAGGCCGGCCTCTTCGGCGGGAAGATCACCGGCATCGAGCCGAGCGCCGGTGAGATGAACCTGCTCAAGACCAAGGTGCTCAAGGAGTACGGCCTCGACAAGGAGTACAAGGTCGTCGACAGCTCCACGCCGGCGATGCTGGCCGAGCTGAAGCGGGCCTACAGCAAGCAGGAACCGATCGTCACCACGCTGTGGTCCCCGCACTGGGCGTACAACGACTACAAGCTGAAGAAGCTGAAGGACCCCAAGGGTGCCTGGGGCAAGGGCGACGGCGTGCACTCGCTGTCCCGCAAGGGTTTCTCGGACGACAACCCGGTCGTGGCCAAGTGGCTGAAGGACTTCTCCATGACGGAGAAGCAGCTCACCAGCCTCGAGGCCGAGATCAACAAGGCCGGCAAGGGGCAGCAGCAGGAGGCCGTCCGCACCTGGCTCAAGGCCAACCCGGGCGTCGTCGACAAGCTCGCCCCGGTCGAGGGCGGCTCCGGCGCCACTCCCGCGGAGGCCAAGCAGCCGCTCGACGTGGCCTGGTTCCCCTGGGAGGAGGACGTCGCCGTCACCTACCTGTGGAAGAACGTCCTCGAGCGCCGCGGCTACAAGATGAACCTCAAGCAGATGGACGTCGGTCCGGTCTACACCGGCCTGGCCTCCGGCGGCATCGACCTCAACTTCGACGCCTGGCTGCCCTACGCCCAGAGCAACTACTGGAACAAGCACAAGGACAACCTCGTCGACCTGGGCACCTGGTACGAACCGACCTCCCTGGAGATCGCCGTCCCCTCGTACGTGAAGGACGTCAAGTCCCTCGCCGACCTCAAGGGCAAGAGCGACCTCTTCGACGGGAAGATCATCGGCATCGAGCCCGGCACCGGTGAGATGCAGCTGCTGAAGAACGACGTTCTGCCCGGCTACGGCCTCGAGGACGAGTACGAGGTCGTCGACGGCTCCACGCCCGCCATGCTGGCCGAGCTCAAGCGCGCCCTCGCCAAGAAGGAGCCGGTCGCGGTCACCCTGTGGTCGCCGCACTGGGCCTACAGCGACTACGAGCTGACCAAGCTGAAGGACCCGAAGAAGGCCTTCGGCGAGGGCAACACGATCCGGACCATCTCCAGCAAGAAGTTCCCCGAGCAGTACCCGCAGCTCACGAAGTGGATCAAGAACTTCAAGATGAGCGAGGACGAGCTGGGCAGCCTGGAGGCCGAGATCAAGGACCGCGGTCAGGGTCAGGAGGAGGAAGCCGTCGCCGCCTGGCTGAAGGAGCACCCGGACGTCGTCGGCCGGATGACCCCGCAGTAGCGCGGCACTCCGCGACGGTCACCCCGAGGGGTGGGCCCGGCGGCGTCTCCCCGAGGCGCCCCGGGTCCACCCCTCGGCTCGTTCCCGGCCCGGACACGGTAGGGATTCGGCCAACCACGGAGCGCCAGGCCACGGCCTGAGCGTGCCCGGGCTGGGGTGCGGGCGGCTGGCGGGAACACGGAAGGCCGTCCACGCCTTGAACCTGTAGGGCGTGCGCGACGGCGCGCGGACGGTCCCGCCCGTGGCGAGAAACGTGAGGTCGCGGCCACCACACCGTGACATCGATGTGACGGCCGCATGAAACGGTTTGCCGAACATGCGTAGGGTGCAGAGAACTCATCAGGACGACGGGCGAAGGAGGGAGCCGGAGCGATGGGCGACCACAAAGATCAGCACCTCCGGGTGGGCGCGGCCGTACGGCGGCGGCGCCGGGACCTCGAACTCACCCTCGCCGTGGTGTCCGAGCGCAGCGGCCTGTCCGTGCCCTTCCTGAGCCAGATCGAGAACGACCGGGCACGGCCCAGCCAGACCTCCCTGGAGAAGGTGGCCGACGCCCTGCGCACCACCGCCGTGGAGCTGCTCGCCGCGGCCGACCCCGCCTGCAGCGTCGACGTGGTCCGGGACGAGGACCCCGACCCCCA encodes the following:
- a CDS encoding quaternary amine ABC transporter ATP-binding protein, translating into MSARLEAENLYKVFGRKPDQAVERLRQGEDVREELRADGTTAAVIDASFTVEPGEIFVVMGLSGSGKSTLLRMLNGLSEPTAGHVRFGGQDLTALSDRELRMVRSMKISMVFQHFALFPHRSVRDNAAYGLEVQGVPRAERERRADEALALCGLAGWEKSWPDELSGGMQQRVGLARALATDADLLLMDESFSALDPLIRRDMQDQLLDLQKTLKKTIVFITHDLNEAMRLGDRIAVMRDGRIVQIGTAQDILIHPANDYVASFTKDVDRSRVLTAAAVMETDVRGDEADCDCETALPDTPFSELCAISARVPHAVAVVDGDRRLVGVVPAQRLIGFLGDDEDVVPGVCDSPRDKGGKKVISRA
- a CDS encoding ABC transporter permease/substrate binding protein; the encoded protein is MPRIPLGDWVNSSVDWLLDNVSWLFTFLKDIFTGAYDGINAVLQAPEPLLLAGIFAVIAFWLRGTFAGVLSFAGFAFIDSLELWENAMVTLALLLVATIIALVVAVPVGIWAARSDRVSAFVRPVLDFMQTLPAMIYLIPAILFFGTGSAPGIVATLIFALAPGVRMTELGIRQVDKELVEAAEAFGTTPGNTLLRVQLPLALPTVMAGVNQVIMLGLSMAAIAGMVGTGGLGGDVMESIGQLNVGLGAEAGLAIVILAIYLDRMTSALGTHVSPLGRRAAAKARAAKGLKIWSYRPQPQVAVIGIVILALVAGGMGMFGGSSDDADTAGGGKNVGDGKKVSIGYIPWDEGVASTFLWKEILEQRGFEVEAKQFEAGPLYTALAQGNIDFQTDSWLPTTHEQYWKKYGKQLEDLGSWYDETSLELTVPAYMKDINSLEDLKGKAGLFGGKITGIEPSAGEMNLLKTKVLKEYGLDKEYKVVDSSTPAMLAELKRAYSKQEPIVTTLWSPHWAYNDYKLKKLKDPKGAWGKGDGVHSLSRKGFSDDNPVVAKWLKDFSMTEKQLTSLEAEINKAGKGQQQEAVRTWLKANPGVVDKLAPVEGGSGATPAEAKQPLDVAWFPWEEDVAVTYLWKNVLERRGYKMNLKQMDVGPVYTGLASGGIDLNFDAWLPYAQSNYWNKHKDNLVDLGTWYEPTSLEIAVPSYVKDVKSLADLKGKSDLFDGKIIGIEPGTGEMQLLKNDVLPGYGLEDEYEVVDGSTPAMLAELKRALAKKEPVAVTLWSPHWAYSDYELTKLKDPKKAFGEGNTIRTISSKKFPEQYPQLTKWIKNFKMSEDELGSLEAEIKDRGQGQEEEAVAAWLKEHPDVVGRMTPQ